Proteins from a genomic interval of Caldicellulosiruptor diazotrophicus:
- a CDS encoding replication-associated recombination protein A yields MDFFQYLGEKRLKKESPLAYKLRPKRLEEIVGQEHILSPGKPLYNLIKNDRLTSIILYGPPGTGKTTIAHVIANATGKIFKTINATIAGVNDIKKIIEEAKIEFSQTRRKTILFIDEIHRFNKLQQDALLPSVEEGVIILIGATTENPFYEVNKALVSRSLVFELFPLKEEDILKIIEKALSDKENGLGELNIQIEDDAKKLIAKLSGGDARVALNILEAVVYSSSAQDDGKIYISQESVINLSNRKIALYDATGDMHYDTISAFIKSVRGSDPDAALFYLAKMLDSGEDIKFIARRLIILAAEDIGLADPMALTIAVSAAMACEFVGMPEARIILSEATIYLACAPKSNSAYLAIEKALEDAKNVSIKSIPMHLRMATHGEEKLGHGIGYLYPHDYKNHWVSQQYLPDELIGKKYYYPTEMGKEKFIAEYIKKLKEQLDS; encoded by the coding sequence ATGGACTTTTTCCAATATCTTGGTGAAAAGAGGTTAAAAAAAGAATCTCCTCTTGCTTACAAGCTCAGACCCAAACGCCTTGAGGAGATTGTGGGACAGGAACATATATTGAGTCCTGGTAAACCTCTTTATAACTTAATTAAAAACGATAGACTTACTTCAATAATTCTCTATGGACCGCCCGGGACTGGAAAAACTACAATTGCACATGTGATTGCTAATGCTACAGGCAAGATTTTCAAAACCATAAATGCTACAATAGCAGGTGTAAATGATATTAAGAAGATTATAGAAGAAGCCAAGATTGAGTTTTCTCAAACAAGGAGAAAGACTATTCTTTTTATTGACGAGATACACAGATTTAACAAACTTCAGCAGGATGCACTTTTGCCTTCTGTAGAAGAAGGAGTAATAATCTTGATTGGGGCAACAACCGAAAATCCCTTTTATGAGGTCAATAAAGCACTTGTGTCAAGGTCTTTGGTATTTGAACTTTTTCCACTTAAAGAGGAAGATATATTAAAGATTATTGAAAAAGCACTTTCGGATAAAGAAAATGGACTTGGTGAGTTGAATATCCAAATAGAAGATGATGCTAAAAAGCTAATAGCAAAACTATCAGGTGGAGATGCAAGGGTTGCTTTAAACATCTTAGAAGCTGTAGTGTATTCTTCTTCAGCCCAAGATGACGGCAAGATTTATATTTCCCAGGAATCTGTCATAAATCTTTCAAATAGAAAGATAGCACTATATGATGCAACAGGAGATATGCACTACGACACCATTTCTGCCTTTATAAAGAGTGTAAGAGGGTCTGACCCGGATGCAGCGCTGTTTTACTTGGCAAAGATGCTTGACAGCGGAGAGGATATAAAGTTTATTGCAAGAAGACTTATAATATTGGCAGCAGAAGATATTGGCTTGGCAGACCCGATGGCGCTCACAATCGCAGTTTCTGCAGCAATGGCATGTGAATTTGTAGGAATGCCTGAAGCAAGAATTATTTTGTCTGAGGCAACCATCTATCTTGCGTGTGCTCCAAAGAGCAACTCTGCATATTTGGCAATTGAAAAAGCCTTGGAAGATGCTAAAAATGTGAGTATAAAAAGTATTCCTATGCACCTTAGAATGGCAACACATGGAGAAGAAAAGCTCGGACACGGTATTGGGTACTTGTATCCTCATGATTATAAAAATCACTGGGTTTCTCAACAGTATCTACCTGATGAACTTATTGGTAAAAAATACTATTATCCAACTGAGATGGGAAAAGAAAAATTTATAGCTGAATATATTAAGAAGTTGAAAGAACAGCTTGATAGCTAA
- a CDS encoding serine hydroxymethyltransferase, producing MYFYDLVKGTDPEIAEAIKSELKRQQNKIELIASENFVSSAVMAAMGSPLTNKYAEGYPGRRYYGGCEYIDVVESIAIERAKKLFGAEHANVQPHSGAQANMAVYFAVLNPGDTILGMNLSHGGHLTHGSPVNFSGKLYNIVSYGVDPETETINYDEVLKLAKEHRPKLILAGASAYPRVIDFKKFREIADEVGAYLMVDMAHIAGLVAAGLHPSPVEYADFVTTTTHKTLRGPRGGLILCKEKYAKLIDKTIFPGIQGGPLEHVIAAKAVALKEAMTEEFKNYQVQILKNAKALSTRLIERGFRLVSGGTDNHLMLVDLRNKGITGKDAEKILDEHNITCNKNAIPFDTQSPMITSGIRLGTPAVTTRGFKEEDMIEVADIIHDALTNSDSKENILSKVKALCEKHPLYKEFDE from the coding sequence ATGTATTTTTACGATTTAGTGAAAGGCACTGACCCAGAAATAGCTGAGGCAATAAAGAGCGAGCTTAAAAGACAGCAGAATAAGATTGAGCTTATTGCATCTGAGAACTTTGTTTCAAGCGCAGTAATGGCAGCAATGGGTTCACCTTTGACAAATAAATATGCAGAAGGATATCCAGGAAGAAGATATTATGGTGGATGCGAATATATCGATGTTGTTGAATCTATAGCAATTGAGAGAGCTAAAAAACTGTTTGGAGCTGAACATGCTAATGTTCAGCCACACTCAGGTGCACAGGCAAATATGGCTGTGTATTTTGCGGTATTAAATCCGGGTGATACCATCCTTGGAATGAATCTTTCGCATGGTGGACATCTTACTCATGGCAGCCCTGTGAACTTTTCAGGAAAACTTTACAATATTGTTTCATATGGAGTTGACCCTGAGACAGAAACAATTAACTATGATGAAGTTTTAAAACTTGCAAAGGAGCACAGACCAAAACTTATCTTGGCAGGCGCATCGGCGTATCCGAGAGTAATCGATTTTAAAAAGTTCAGAGAGATAGCTGATGAAGTGGGAGCTTATTTGATGGTAGATATGGCTCACATTGCTGGGCTTGTTGCTGCAGGGCTTCATCCATCACCTGTTGAATATGCTGATTTTGTTACAACCACAACACACAAAACGCTCAGAGGTCCACGCGGTGGCCTTATTCTTTGCAAAGAGAAGTATGCAAAATTAATTGATAAGACAATTTTCCCTGGCATTCAAGGTGGACCGCTTGAACATGTAATAGCTGCAAAAGCTGTTGCGCTCAAAGAAGCTATGACAGAAGAGTTCAAAAACTACCAGGTTCAAATATTGAAAAATGCAAAGGCTCTGAGCACAAGACTTATTGAAAGAGGATTCAGACTTGTGAGTGGTGGAACTGATAATCATTTAATGTTAGTAGATTTGAGAAATAAAGGTATTACAGGAAAAGATGCCGAAAAAATATTGGATGAGCACAACATAACATGTAACAAAAACGCAATTCCTTTTGATACTCAAAGTCCAATGATAACAAGTGGGATAAGACTTGGGACGCCGGCTGTTACAACCCGAGGGTTTAAAGAAGAGGATATGATTGAGGTTGCAGATATCATCCATGATGCTTTGACAAATTCTGATAGTAAAGAGAATATTTTGAGCAAGGTAAAAGCTCTTTGCGAAAAACATCCTTTGTATAAAGAATTTGATGAATAG
- a CDS encoding threonine/serine exporter family protein has product MMSSKQLIEIALLAGEIMLTNGAETHRVEDTMVRICSKGKLRLAESFVIPTVIVATVADENNNLVTVSKRIKSRTIDLNKISLVNQFSRDFQTHEYTYEQAIEILNKIKNKKGYSFYLLPFAAALVCCFSTILFGGKIRDAISAFFVGFVTQTILNFMNFKNFSYFISYIIGGSITALIALITVNLNIGIHLDKIIIGSVMIMTPGVAITNAIRDTIAGDLLSGVARGVEAFLIAVFIATGAGITLSLFR; this is encoded by the coding sequence ATGATGAGCTCGAAACAACTTATAGAGATTGCGCTCTTAGCAGGTGAGATAATGCTTACAAACGGTGCTGAAACACACAGAGTGGAAGATACAATGGTTAGAATATGTTCAAAAGGAAAATTAAGGCTTGCCGAAAGTTTTGTAATACCAACTGTAATTGTTGCAACAGTTGCAGATGAAAATAATAATCTGGTTACTGTCTCAAAAAGAATTAAAAGCAGAACAATTGACCTTAATAAAATTTCACTTGTAAATCAGTTTTCCCGCGATTTTCAAACCCATGAATACACCTATGAACAAGCAATTGAAATCTTGAATAAGATTAAAAATAAAAAAGGATATTCTTTTTATTTGTTACCATTTGCAGCAGCACTTGTTTGTTGTTTTTCCACAATTTTGTTTGGAGGGAAAATCAGAGATGCAATTTCAGCTTTTTTTGTAGGTTTTGTAACCCAAACCATTTTGAATTTTATGAATTTCAAAAACTTTTCTTATTTTATCTCTTACATCATTGGAGGATCTATAACTGCTTTAATAGCACTCATTACAGTAAATCTCAATATAGGTATTCATTTAGATAAAATAATCATTGGTTCTGTAATGATAATGACCCCAGGGGTTGCAATTACTAACGCAATAAGGGATACTATTGCAGGTGATCTTTTATCCGGGGTTGCAAGAGGAGTTGAAGCCTTTTTAATAGCTGTGTTCATTGCAACAGGAGCCGGTATTACGCTCAGTCTTTTTAGATAA
- a CDS encoding threonine/serine exporter family protein, which translates to MLEKSLVFQLISAFIVSFSFAILTNSPRKSLLYCGINGMCGWLVNLLLLRFGFSQILSVFFAALSINVLSEIFARFLKNPVPIFLIPGLIPLVPGAGMYNTMTALLKSQFELAIKTGMQTLLIAGSIAVAIMIVTSFNWVFKTFQRKS; encoded by the coding sequence ATGTTGGAAAAAAGCTTGGTGTTTCAGCTAATTTCAGCGTTTATTGTAAGTTTTTCTTTTGCTATTCTTACAAACTCACCACGCAAAAGTCTACTGTACTGTGGAATAAATGGAATGTGCGGCTGGCTTGTCAATTTATTGCTGCTGCGATTTGGATTTTCTCAAATTTTATCCGTTTTCTTCGCAGCACTCTCCATAAATGTGCTGTCAGAAATATTTGCAAGATTTCTCAAAAATCCTGTGCCAATTTTTCTTATCCCGGGATTGATACCACTTGTGCCAGGAGCTGGCATGTACAATACAATGACCGCACTTCTCAAAAGCCAGTTTGAACTTGCTATCAAAACAGGTATGCAAACCCTTTTGATTGCAGGTTCAATTGCAGTTGCGATAATGATTGTAACGTCTTTTAACTGGGTGTTCAAGACCTTTCAAAGAAAATCATAA
- a CDS encoding polyribonucleotide nucleotidyltransferase, whose protein sequence is MESKIYKMELAGRELSFEIGKYALLANGAVLARYGDTAVLVTACASEKPREGINFFPLTVDYEERLYSVGKIPGGFIKREGKPSEKAILSARLIDRPIRPLFPKDFYHDVSIIATVLSVDPDNPPDVLAMLGSSVALSISDIPFEGPTGSVLVGYVDGKIVINPTAKEREVSKLHLVVSGTKDRVMMIEAGAKEVPEDIMIEAILRAQEEIKKIVEFIEGIVKEIGKPKMEYQKRIVPEEIKQKVREIAYDKVYQYVQIPDKIERDKKLDELKEEVFKAFEGETEETLLLVDDALYNLEKEIVRKMIAEEGKRPDGRKFDEIRPLYAEVGILPRTHGSALFKRGYTQVLTVATLGTKGEMQFLDGLEEEEAKRYMHHYNFPPFSTGESKPVRGPGRREIGHGALAERALEPVIPSEDEFPYTIRLVSEVLTSNGSTSQASVCGSTLALMDAGVPIKAPVAGISIGLITKDDDSFILLTDIQGIEDFFGDMDFKVAGTREGITAIQLDIKIHGLTREIIEKALYQAREARLKILDFMQTVIDKPRSELSPYAPKIFKTTVDPEKIRDIIGPGGKMINKIIAETNVKIDIEPDGRIFVAAPDDISGNRAISMIEGIGREIEVGQFFLGKVTRTASYGAFVEIYPGKEGLVHISQLDEKRLKSVDEVVKVGDLVLVKVIGIDKLGRLSLSRKEALNVTYSRKAK, encoded by the coding sequence TTGGAGAGTAAAATTTATAAAATGGAACTTGCGGGAAGAGAGCTCAGCTTTGAGATAGGAAAATACGCTCTTTTGGCAAACGGGGCTGTGCTTGCAAGATATGGTGACACGGCTGTGCTTGTCACTGCATGTGCTTCTGAAAAGCCAAGAGAAGGTATAAACTTTTTCCCTCTTACAGTTGACTATGAAGAGAGGCTATACTCTGTTGGTAAAATTCCAGGTGGATTTATTAAAAGAGAAGGCAAACCATCCGAAAAAGCAATTCTTTCTGCAAGATTAATTGACAGACCTATAAGACCGCTTTTTCCAAAAGATTTTTATCATGATGTTTCTATTATAGCCACAGTACTGTCAGTCGACCCTGACAATCCACCGGATGTTCTTGCAATGCTTGGTTCATCTGTTGCACTGTCAATCTCTGATATACCATTTGAAGGGCCAACTGGTTCTGTGCTTGTTGGATATGTGGATGGGAAGATTGTCATAAACCCTACTGCTAAGGAAAGAGAAGTGAGCAAGCTTCATCTTGTTGTGTCGGGGACAAAAGACAGGGTGATGATGATAGAAGCTGGTGCGAAAGAAGTTCCCGAGGACATTATGATTGAGGCTATACTGAGAGCACAGGAAGAGATCAAAAAAATTGTTGAGTTTATTGAAGGAATAGTAAAAGAAATTGGTAAACCGAAAATGGAATATCAAAAGAGGATTGTGCCAGAAGAGATAAAACAAAAGGTACGTGAAATTGCATATGACAAAGTTTATCAATATGTGCAGATACCCGACAAGATTGAAAGAGATAAGAAGCTTGATGAGCTCAAAGAAGAAGTGTTTAAAGCTTTCGAAGGTGAGACAGAAGAAACTCTTTTACTTGTAGACGATGCACTATATAACCTTGAAAAAGAGATTGTCAGAAAGATGATTGCAGAGGAAGGGAAACGCCCTGATGGCAGAAAATTTGACGAGATAAGGCCGCTTTATGCTGAGGTTGGTATTTTGCCAAGAACTCACGGTTCTGCTCTGTTCAAAAGAGGTTACACTCAGGTTTTGACAGTGGCAACTCTTGGCACAAAAGGTGAGATGCAATTTTTAGACGGCCTTGAAGAAGAAGAGGCAAAAAGGTATATGCATCATTATAACTTCCCACCATTCTCTACAGGTGAATCAAAACCTGTAAGAGGTCCTGGAAGAAGAGAGATAGGACATGGTGCCTTGGCTGAAAGGGCACTTGAACCTGTTATTCCTTCAGAGGATGAATTCCCTTACACCATTCGACTTGTATCAGAGGTTTTGACATCTAACGGTTCAACGTCACAGGCAAGTGTATGCGGCAGTACTCTTGCACTAATGGATGCTGGTGTGCCAATTAAAGCGCCTGTTGCAGGAATTTCTATCGGTCTTATTACAAAAGACGACGACAGTTTTATTCTTCTTACTGACATTCAAGGTATAGAAGACTTCTTTGGAGATATGGACTTTAAGGTGGCAGGAACCCGAGAAGGTATTACTGCCATTCAGCTTGACATAAAAATCCATGGACTTACAAGAGAAATTATCGAAAAGGCACTCTATCAGGCAAGAGAAGCACGACTTAAAATTTTAGATTTTATGCAAACTGTAATTGACAAGCCAAGAAGTGAGCTCTCACCTTATGCTCCAAAGATATTCAAAACCACAGTTGACCCTGAAAAGATTCGAGACATAATTGGACCAGGTGGAAAGATGATAAATAAAATTATCGCAGAGACAAACGTAAAGATTGATATAGAACCGGATGGGAGGATTTTTGTTGCAGCACCTGATGACATATCAGGTAACAGAGCAATAAGCATGATTGAGGGAATTGGTCGTGAGATTGAAGTTGGGCAGTTTTTCCTTGGCAAGGTGACAAGAACTGCATCGTATGGGGCGTTTGTTGAAATATATCCTGGCAAAGAAGGACTTGTGCATATATCTCAGTTAGATGAAAAAAGATTAAAATCTGTAGACGAAGTTGTAAAAGTTGGAGATTTGGTGCTTGTAAAGGTAATAGGAATTGACAAGCTTGGCAGACTTTCACTTTCACGAAAAGAAGCACTAAATGTAACATATTCAAGGAAAGCAAAATAA
- the rpsO gene encoding 30S ribosomal protein S15 yields MLTKQQKEEIIKKYQLHESDTGSPEVQIALLTERINRLNEHLQVHKKDFHSRRGLLKMVGQRRKLLNYLKNYDINRYRELIEKLGLRK; encoded by the coding sequence ATGCTCACAAAGCAGCAGAAGGAAGAAATCATCAAAAAGTATCAACTTCATGAATCTGATACAGGTTCGCCAGAGGTACAGATTGCGCTTTTAACAGAAAGAATTAACAGGCTCAACGAACACCTTCAGGTTCATAAGAAAGATTTCCATTCAAGAAGAGGCCTTTTAAAGATGGTAGGTCAGAGAAGGAAACTTCTCAATTACCTTAAAAATTATGACATCAACAGATATCGTGAGCTTATAGAGAAATTAGGCCTGAGAAAATAA
- a CDS encoding bifunctional riboflavin kinase/FAD synthetase, whose protein sequence is MNVYEIVEKRHDSPAVALGFFDGFHIGHKRLFEVLDANSRGRKKVVFTFKNHPDNLLGFDTKYILTNEERLEFFRNYGIDDVYFIEFNKKIMQMDKDRFIEEILIDKLNVSVVVVGYDFTFGYMAEGDSKYLCEKLHQFGRKCIVIDPVMYQEHIVSSTLIRRLILEGNIKLANCMLGFNFFISGTVKKGNRLGKKLGFPTINIKFDKEKIVPKKGVYVTNTIIDDRRYLSITNVGTNPTVSASGNIKIETHILGVDKDMYGRRVKIEFIDFVREEKKFSNIDELKNQITQDVEYVRALFCKASI, encoded by the coding sequence ATGAATGTTTATGAGATTGTAGAAAAAAGACACGATAGCCCAGCTGTTGCCCTTGGATTTTTTGACGGCTTTCATATAGGTCATAAAAGGCTATTTGAGGTTTTAGATGCAAATTCCAGGGGTAGAAAGAAAGTTGTTTTTACTTTTAAAAATCATCCTGACAACCTTCTTGGTTTTGATACAAAGTATATACTTACAAACGAGGAAAGATTAGAATTTTTCAGAAATTATGGCATAGATGATGTGTATTTTATAGAATTTAATAAAAAGATAATGCAGATGGATAAAGATAGGTTTATTGAGGAAATTCTAATTGATAAGTTAAATGTATCAGTGGTAGTTGTAGGGTATGACTTTACGTTCGGATACATGGCAGAGGGAGATAGCAAGTATCTGTGTGAAAAACTTCACCAGTTTGGTCGAAAGTGTATAGTGATTGATCCGGTGATGTACCAAGAGCACATTGTGAGTAGCACGCTTATCCGAAGGTTAATACTTGAGGGGAATATAAAACTTGCGAACTGTATGCTTGGTTTTAACTTTTTCATTAGTGGTACTGTAAAAAAAGGCAATAGATTGGGGAAAAAGCTAGGTTTTCCAACTATTAACATAAAATTTGATAAAGAAAAGATAGTACCAAAGAAAGGTGTATATGTAACAAATACTATTATTGATGATAGGAGGTATCTTTCCATAACCAATGTTGGGACAAACCCTACTGTTTCAGCCTCAGGAAATATAAAGATAGAGACACACATATTAGGTGTTGATAAGGATATGTATGGCAGGCGAGTTAAAATAGAATTTATTGATTTTGTGCGTGAAGAGAAAAAATTTTCAAATATAGATGAACTTAAAAACCAAATAACGCAGGATGTTGAATATGTAAGAGCTTTATTTTGCAAAGCAAGTATATAG
- the truB gene encoding tRNA pseudouridine(55) synthase TruB produces MNGVLLVDKPVGITSHDVVEFVRKVFNVKAGHAGTLDPFATGLLVILLGEATKLSSFFTSQEKTYIATMQFGIKTDTLDITGKIEEKNNLIVEEKEIEECFKNLKGEIELDVPIFSAKKLRGKKLYEYARKGINIEIPKVKSIIYSIEIINFSYPYLEFKVHCSHGTYIRSLAEKIAQNLSTVGLLSELKRIRSGFFDLKDAVTLSDIRSESIIPVCKLFKNEIKVGRKTYKKILNGNPLVNQDIEDIIDIDTVFADFYKIWVDKVVFIYKREKDVFKYILKVETADECL; encoded by the coding sequence ATGAATGGAGTTTTGCTTGTTGACAAACCAGTAGGAATTACCTCACATGATGTTGTTGAATTTGTCAGAAAAGTGTTCAACGTGAAAGCTGGGCATGCAGGAACGCTCGACCCGTTTGCAACAGGGCTTTTGGTCATTTTGCTGGGGGAGGCTACAAAGCTTTCTTCTTTCTTCACAAGTCAGGAAAAAACATATATTGCAACAATGCAATTTGGTATAAAAACTGATACGCTTGATATAACTGGTAAAATCGAAGAAAAAAATAATTTGATTGTTGAAGAAAAAGAAATAGAAGAATGTTTTAAAAATTTAAAAGGAGAAATTGAGCTTGATGTTCCAATTTTTTCTGCAAAGAAGCTGAGGGGTAAAAAACTCTATGAATATGCGCGAAAAGGAATAAATATTGAAATTCCGAAGGTGAAGAGTATTATATATAGTATAGAGATAATTAACTTTTCCTATCCGTATCTTGAATTTAAAGTTCATTGTAGTCATGGAACATATATAAGAAGTTTAGCTGAAAAAATTGCACAAAATCTTTCTACTGTAGGTCTGCTTTCTGAGCTAAAAAGGATAAGAAGCGGTTTTTTTGATTTGAAAGATGCAGTTACTTTGAGCGATATCAGGTCAGAAAGTATAATTCCTGTATGTAAGTTGTTTAAAAATGAGATAAAAGTAGGCAGAAAAACATATAAGAAGATTTTAAATGGGAATCCACTTGTAAACCAGGATATAGAAGATATTATAGATATTGACACTGTATTTGCAGACTTTTATAAAATTTGGGTTGATAAGGTTGTCTTTATATACAAAAGAGAAAAGGATGTATTCAAATATATTTTAAAGGTGGAAACTGCAGATGAATGTTTATGA
- a CDS encoding DHH family phosphoesterase yields the protein MIESRIVQHLLGSSTIAIVSHENPDGDCIGSMLALYLALKRKGKDARMFLKNNVPKNLMFLPAAEKIEVVDRIDEKFDVLVLLDTGELERTGIENIENCYSKLINIDHHVTSEGIGDLFYINSSSAATGEIIYQIVKLMGIDNDKEIATCLYTSIFTDTGGFKYSNTTSITHQIAGDLINTGIDFVYIINKVFDEMSLSKFNLLKDVLQTLELFEGNKIAFLTVTREMLKKNGASRDETENIINFARNIEDVEVAAIFIEEEDKIKVSLRSKYYIDCAQVAKEFGGGGHVRAAGFSSRNVSLDAVKENLLKRLKSDLR from the coding sequence TTGATAGAGAGCAGGATTGTTCAGCATCTTTTAGGGTCAAGTACAATTGCTATTGTCTCACACGAAAATCCTGATGGGGATTGCATAGGTTCAATGCTTGCACTTTATCTTGCACTCAAAAGAAAAGGTAAAGACGCAAGGATGTTTCTAAAGAATAATGTTCCAAAGAATTTAATGTTTTTACCTGCAGCGGAAAAAATAGAGGTGGTAGACAGAATTGATGAAAAATTTGATGTTCTTGTTCTGCTTGATACAGGCGAACTTGAGAGGACAGGGATTGAAAACATTGAAAATTGTTATTCAAAGCTAATAAACATAGACCATCATGTTACAAGCGAAGGAATAGGCGATTTGTTTTATATAAATTCTTCCTCTGCTGCAACAGGTGAGATTATATACCAGATTGTCAAACTGATGGGTATTGACAATGACAAGGAAATTGCAACCTGTCTTTACACAAGCATTTTTACCGACACAGGAGGATTTAAATATTCAAACACTACTTCAATAACCCATCAGATTGCAGGTGATTTAATAAATACGGGAATAGACTTTGTATATATCATAAACAAGGTTTTTGATGAGATGAGCCTTTCAAAGTTCAATCTTTTGAAAGATGTTTTGCAGACGTTAGAGCTTTTTGAGGGAAACAAGATTGCCTTTTTGACAGTGACAAGAGAGATGCTAAAGAAAAATGGTGCATCACGAGATGAGACAGAAAACATTATAAATTTTGCAAGAAACATCGAAGATGTTGAAGTAGCTGCAATATTTATTGAAGAAGAAGACAAAATAAAGGTGAGTTTGAGGTCCAAATACTATATTGACTGTGCCCAGGTTGCCAAGGAATTTGGCGGAGGTGGGCATGTCAGGGCAGCTGGGTTTTCAAGTAGAAATGTTTCTTTAGATGCTGTAAAGGAAAACCTACTAAAAAGATTAAAAAGTGATCTGAGATGA
- the rbfA gene encoding 30S ribosome-binding factor RbfA, with the protein MQFERSDRVSEEIKKELSDIIQHDLKDPRLCAELISIVKVNMSKDLRHAKVYVSIFDKEKEKVESTMKALENAKPYIRREISRRISLRFTPEITFELDDSIEYGARISQILNQLNISKDDENIDESEGEEEN; encoded by the coding sequence ATGCAGTTTGAAAGGTCAGATAGGGTCTCTGAGGAAATAAAAAAGGAACTTAGCGATATAATTCAACATGATCTCAAGGATCCTCGCCTTTGTGCAGAGCTTATAAGCATTGTAAAGGTGAACATGAGCAAGGATTTGAGACATGCAAAGGTTTATGTTAGCATATTTGACAAGGAAAAGGAAAAGGTTGAAAGTACAATGAAAGCGTTAGAAAATGCAAAACCTTATATTCGAAGGGAAATATCAAGGAGAATAAGCTTGAGATTTACTCCAGAGATAACATTTGAGTTGGATGACTCGATTGAGTATGGAGCACGAATTTCCCAGATATTGAATCAGCTGAATATTTCAAAAGATGATGAAAATATAGATGAAAGTGAAGGTGAAGAAGAAAATTGA